In Phreatobacter stygius, a genomic segment contains:
- a CDS encoding ATP-dependent Clp protease ATP-binding subunit — protein sequence MSHSLCDICGERPATVRITVVQDGERRPLDVCDYHYAQLTRHQRYVSPLEALFGSGAFGLSSQAPQEPQPAVPRRGFGGAERDALNLERRFSDKAKELLQRAAERAVQSGKREVDTEHLLQALLESNVVLAILKQFKISPAELSQQIDRHSAAVAATGSSKQSEVGVSPRVKRALERAFIASRAFGHSYIGPEHLLLGLAEVPDSFAGDLLQKYGLSVQALRQMTDRVVGKGAEEGRVEVPTNTPQLDKVGRDLTLMAREGRLDPVIGRSKEVETTIEVLARRKKNNPVLIGEPGVGKTAIVEGLAQRIVHGDVPEVLRDKRLVELNVNSLVAGAKYRGEFEERVKQVMEEVVANQDQLVLFIDEVHTIVGAGQGGGEGGLDIANVFKPAMARGEMNLIGATTLGEYQKHIEKDAALERRFQPVLVSEPTVEQTVNILRGLRDKLEVHHKVTIQDQAILAAAELSNRYVTGRFLPDKAIDLIDQAAARVHLSTTSRPIEIQELEAEIAQIRREQDYATTRKRFDRAKALEQEGAVKDKALAEANSAWKKKLGSSTAEVTVEDVAEIVSKLSGIPVTELTAQEKDKLLKLEARLHERVIGQNVAIGAVSDAIRLARAGLTRGGRPIATFLFLGPTGVGKTELAKALAQVVFGDEGAIVRVDMSEYMERHAVARLIGAPPGYVGYDEGGQLTERIRRRPYSVILLDEIEKAHPEVYNVLLQVFDDGRLTDGKGRVVDFTNTLIIATSNLGSEIITGATRSTIGFTQNNTVREDIMQVLRRHFRPEFINRIDEIIIFDALNREQIKTIVKLQLDQVRQAARGQDVELVFEDSLIEHLAEVGYQPEFGARELKRQIRQLIETKLAKAMLKGEIKEGNRVSCAYKDGQVSLQVIAPARKAPAKPAPTKRAAAKANGAAQKKSAKPKPPTRKAAKASGGRAAKPGG from the coding sequence CTGTCCCATTCCCTGTGCGACATCTGCGGCGAGCGGCCGGCAACCGTGCGGATCACCGTCGTCCAGGACGGCGAGAGGCGGCCACTGGATGTCTGCGACTATCACTATGCCCAGCTGACCCGGCACCAGCGTTACGTCTCGCCGCTCGAGGCGCTGTTCGGCAGCGGCGCGTTCGGGCTGTCGTCGCAGGCACCGCAAGAGCCGCAGCCGGCGGTGCCGCGGCGCGGTTTCGGTGGAGCCGAACGCGATGCGCTCAACCTGGAGCGCCGGTTCAGCGACAAGGCCAAGGAACTGCTGCAGCGGGCCGCCGAGCGGGCGGTGCAATCCGGCAAGCGCGAGGTCGATACCGAGCATCTCCTGCAAGCCCTGCTCGAAAGCAATGTGGTGCTGGCGATCCTCAAGCAGTTCAAGATCTCGCCGGCCGAGCTCAGCCAGCAGATCGATCGGCATTCGGCCGCCGTGGCGGCGACCGGGTCGTCGAAGCAGAGCGAGGTCGGCGTCTCGCCCCGGGTCAAGCGCGCGCTGGAACGCGCCTTCATCGCCTCGCGCGCCTTCGGCCATTCCTATATTGGCCCGGAACACCTGCTGCTCGGCCTCGCCGAGGTGCCGGACAGTTTCGCCGGCGACCTCCTGCAGAAATATGGCCTGTCGGTCCAGGCGCTCAGGCAGATGACCGACCGGGTGGTCGGCAAGGGCGCCGAGGAAGGCCGGGTCGAGGTTCCCACCAATACGCCGCAGCTCGACAAGGTCGGCCGCGACCTGACCCTGATGGCGCGGGAAGGGCGCCTCGATCCGGTCATCGGCCGCTCCAAGGAGGTCGAGACCACCATCGAGGTGCTGGCCCGGCGCAAGAAGAACAATCCGGTGCTGATCGGCGAGCCGGGCGTCGGCAAGACCGCCATTGTCGAGGGATTGGCGCAACGGATCGTCCATGGCGACGTGCCGGAAGTGCTGCGCGACAAGCGGCTGGTCGAGCTCAATGTCAATTCGCTGGTCGCCGGCGCCAAATATCGCGGTGAGTTCGAAGAACGCGTCAAGCAGGTGATGGAAGAGGTCGTGGCCAACCAGGACCAGCTCGTGCTGTTCATCGACGAGGTCCACACCATTGTCGGCGCCGGCCAGGGCGGCGGCGAGGGCGGTCTCGACATCGCCAATGTGTTCAAACCGGCCATGGCGCGCGGCGAGATGAACCTGATCGGCGCCACCACGCTCGGCGAGTACCAGAAACATATCGAGAAGGACGCGGCGCTGGAGCGGCGCTTCCAGCCGGTGCTGGTGTCGGAGCCGACGGTCGAGCAGACCGTCAATATTCTCAGAGGCCTCAGAGACAAGCTGGAGGTCCACCACAAGGTGACCATCCAGGACCAGGCCATCCTGGCGGCGGCGGAGCTGTCCAATCGCTATGTCACCGGCCGCTTCCTGCCGGACAAGGCGATCGACCTGATCGACCAGGCGGCGGCGCGGGTGCACCTGTCGACGACCTCGCGGCCGATCGAGATCCAGGAGCTGGAGGCCGAGATCGCCCAGATCCGGCGCGAGCAGGACTATGCCACGACCCGCAAGCGGTTCGACCGGGCCAAGGCCCTGGAACAGGAGGGCGCGGTCAAGGACAAGGCGCTGGCGGAAGCCAACAGCGCCTGGAAGAAGAAGCTCGGCTCGAGCACGGCCGAGGTGACGGTGGAAGACGTCGCCGAGATCGTCTCGAAACTATCGGGCATTCCGGTGACCGAGCTGACCGCCCAGGAAAAGGACAAGCTCCTGAAACTGGAAGCGCGCCTGCATGAGCGCGTCATCGGCCAGAACGTGGCGATCGGCGCGGTCAGCGACGCGATCCGGCTGGCTCGTGCCGGGCTCACCCGCGGCGGCCGGCCGATCGCCACCTTCCTGTTCCTCGGCCCGACCGGCGTCGGCAAGACCGAACTCGCCAAGGCGCTGGCCCAGGTGGTGTTCGGCGACGAGGGCGCCATCGTCCGCGTCGACATGAGCGAATATATGGAGCGCCACGCGGTGGCCCGGCTGATCGGCGCACCGCCGGGTTATGTCGGTTATGACGAAGGCGGCCAGTTGACCGAACGGATCCGCCGGCGGCCCTATAGCGTCATCCTGCTCGACGAGATCGAGAAGGCCCATCCGGAAGTCTATAACGTGCTGCTGCAGGTGTTCGACGACGGCCGGCTGACCGATGGCAAGGGCCGGGTGGTCGATTTCACCAATACGCTGATCATCGCGACCAGCAATCTGGGGTCGGAGATCATCACCGGCGCGACCCGCTCGACCATCGGCTTCACCCAGAACAACACGGTGCGCGAAGACATCATGCAGGTGCTGCGCCGGCATTTCCGGCCGGAATTCATCAACCGGATCGACGAGATCATCATTTTCGACGCGCTGAACCGGGAGCAGATCAAGACGATCGTCAAATTGCAGCTCGACCAGGTCCGCCAGGCCGCCCGTGGGCAGGATGTCGAGCTGGTCTTCGAGGACAGCCTGATCGAGCACCTGGCCGAGGTCGGTTATCAGCCGGAATTCGGCGCGCGCGAATTGAAGCGGCAGATCCGCCAGCTGATCGAAACCAAGCTCGCCAAGGCCATGCTGAAAGGCGAGA